Proteins from a single region of Acinonyx jubatus isolate Ajub_Pintada_27869175 chromosome D3, VMU_Ajub_asm_v1.0, whole genome shotgun sequence:
- the AQP4 gene encoding aquaporin-4 isoform X1, whose product MSGRPEARQWGKCGPLCRRESIMVAFRGVWTQAFWKAVTAEFLAMLIFVLLSLGSTINWGGTEKPLPVDMVLISLCFGLSIATMVQCFGHISGGHINPAVTVAMVCTRKISIAKSVFYVAAQCLGAIIGAGILYLVTPPSVVGGLGVTTVHGSLSAGHGLLVELIITFQLVFTIFASCDSKRTDVTGSVALAIGFSVAIGHLFAINYTGASMNPARSFGPAVIMGNWENHWIYWVGPIIGAVLAGGLYEYVFCPDVELKRRFKEAFSKAAQQTKGSYMEVEDNRSQVETDDLILKPGVVHVIDIDRGEEKKGKDPSGEVLSSV is encoded by the exons ATGAGTGGCAGACCTGAAGCAAGGCAGTGGGG taagTGTGGACCTTTGTGTAGAAGAGAGAGCATCATGGTGGCCTTCAGAGGGGTCTGGACTCAAGCTTTCTGGAAGGCAGTCACAGCGGAATTTCTGGCCATGCTTATCTTTGTTCTCCTCAGCCTGGGATCCACCATCAACTGGGGTGGAACGGAAAAGCCCTTACCTGTCGACATGGTTCTCATCTCCCTTTGCTTTGGGCTCAGCATTGCAACTATGGTACAGTGCTTTGGCCACATCAGCGGTGGCCACATCAACCCTGCTGTGACAGTGGCCATGGTGTGCACCAGGAAGATTAGCATCGCCAAGTCTGTCTTCTACGTCGCCGCACAGTGCCTGGGCGCCATCATTGGAGCTGGGATTCTCTACCTCGTCACACCTCCCAGTGTGGTGGGGGGCTTGGGGGTCACCACG gtTCATGGAAGTCTTTCTGCTGGTCACGGTCTCCTGGTGGAGTTGATAATCACATTTCAGCTGGTGTTTACTATTTTTGCCAGCTGTGATTCCAAACGGACTGATGTCACTGGTTCAGTAGCTTTAGCAATTGGATTTTCTGTGGCAATTGGACATTTATTTGCA ATCAATTACACTGGTGCCAGCATGAACCCTGCCCGATCTTTTGGACCTGCGGTTATCATGGGAAATTGGGAAAACCACTGG ATATATTGGGTTGGACCAATAATAGGAGCTGTCCTCGCCGGTGGCCTTTACGAGTATGTCTTCTGTCCAGATGTTGAACTCAAACGTCGTTTTAAAGAAGCCTTCAGCAAAGCTGCCCAGCAAACAAAAGGGAGTTACATGGAAGTGGAGGACAACAGGAGTCAGGTAGAGACTGATGACCTGATCCTAAAACCTGGAGTGGTGCACGTGATTGACATTGAccggggagaggagaagaaggggaaagacCCGTCTGGAGAGGTGTTGTCTTCAGTATGA
- the AQP4 gene encoding aquaporin-4 isoform X2, whose product MVAFRGVWTQAFWKAVTAEFLAMLIFVLLSLGSTINWGGTEKPLPVDMVLISLCFGLSIATMVQCFGHISGGHINPAVTVAMVCTRKISIAKSVFYVAAQCLGAIIGAGILYLVTPPSVVGGLGVTTVHGSLSAGHGLLVELIITFQLVFTIFASCDSKRTDVTGSVALAIGFSVAIGHLFAINYTGASMNPARSFGPAVIMGNWENHWIYWVGPIIGAVLAGGLYEYVFCPDVELKRRFKEAFSKAAQQTKGSYMEVEDNRSQVETDDLILKPGVVHVIDIDRGEEKKGKDPSGEVLSSV is encoded by the exons ATGGTGGCCTTCAGAGGGGTCTGGACTCAAGCTTTCTGGAAGGCAGTCACAGCGGAATTTCTGGCCATGCTTATCTTTGTTCTCCTCAGCCTGGGATCCACCATCAACTGGGGTGGAACGGAAAAGCCCTTACCTGTCGACATGGTTCTCATCTCCCTTTGCTTTGGGCTCAGCATTGCAACTATGGTACAGTGCTTTGGCCACATCAGCGGTGGCCACATCAACCCTGCTGTGACAGTGGCCATGGTGTGCACCAGGAAGATTAGCATCGCCAAGTCTGTCTTCTACGTCGCCGCACAGTGCCTGGGCGCCATCATTGGAGCTGGGATTCTCTACCTCGTCACACCTCCCAGTGTGGTGGGGGGCTTGGGGGTCACCACG gtTCATGGAAGTCTTTCTGCTGGTCACGGTCTCCTGGTGGAGTTGATAATCACATTTCAGCTGGTGTTTACTATTTTTGCCAGCTGTGATTCCAAACGGACTGATGTCACTGGTTCAGTAGCTTTAGCAATTGGATTTTCTGTGGCAATTGGACATTTATTTGCA ATCAATTACACTGGTGCCAGCATGAACCCTGCCCGATCTTTTGGACCTGCGGTTATCATGGGAAATTGGGAAAACCACTGG ATATATTGGGTTGGACCAATAATAGGAGCTGTCCTCGCCGGTGGCCTTTACGAGTATGTCTTCTGTCCAGATGTTGAACTCAAACGTCGTTTTAAAGAAGCCTTCAGCAAAGCTGCCCAGCAAACAAAAGGGAGTTACATGGAAGTGGAGGACAACAGGAGTCAGGTAGAGACTGATGACCTGATCCTAAAACCTGGAGTGGTGCACGTGATTGACATTGAccggggagaggagaagaaggggaaagacCCGTCTGGAGAGGTGTTGTCTTCAGTATGA